One Candidatus Binataceae bacterium DNA segment encodes these proteins:
- a CDS encoding GNAT family N-acetyltransferase encodes MNASLKITKLSDGEAEEAGQTLARAFHDDPPFVHFVPEAAQRVRVLSSFFSRFARYGMVSGEVQGTADRRGIAIWLSQEHASSKLATLAGLDQLSVIFGDVGFARLSAFLTFMEKLHHDSMAATHWYLAFIGVDPTHQGKGVGTALLKPMLDRAEAEALPCYLETFLARNVPFYRKNGFNLLSEGVEPSSKCQFWTFARDPKSGGLGETSFRRPQSG; translated from the coding sequence ATGAACGCATCGTTAAAAATTACGAAACTATCGGACGGCGAAGCGGAAGAAGCAGGGCAGACACTCGCTCGGGCTTTCCACGACGATCCGCCCTTCGTGCACTTCGTTCCGGAGGCGGCGCAACGGGTTAGGGTATTATCGTCCTTTTTCAGTCGCTTCGCCCGATACGGCATGGTATCGGGCGAGGTGCAAGGCACCGCCGACCGTAGGGGTATTGCGATCTGGCTTTCGCAGGAGCATGCAAGCTCTAAACTCGCGACGCTCGCCGGACTAGACCAGCTGTCAGTGATATTCGGCGACGTAGGGTTCGCGCGCCTATCGGCATTTCTCACTTTCATGGAGAAGCTGCATCACGATTCGATGGCCGCAACCCATTGGTACCTGGCATTCATTGGAGTTGACCCTACTCATCAGGGCAAGGGCGTTGGTACTGCTTTACTGAAACCAATGCTCGACCGGGCCGAAGCAGAGGCTCTCCCCTGCTACTTGGAGACGTTCCTGGCGAGGAACGTACCCTTCTATCGGAAGAACGGATTTAACCTGCTGTCGGAAGGTGTCGAACCATCGAGTAAATGCCAGTTCTGGACGTTTGCGCGAGACCCGAAGTCGGGCGGTTTAGGGGAGACGTCATTCCGTCGACCGCAGAGCGGCTAG
- a CDS encoding VirB8/TrbF family protein, with translation MESNPYLEARREWDERYADLVLGKRNWQIAAGGLLLLSLILASGIVWISNRSRYIPYVVEVDKMGYALTVPQPLTPIALPDVTARMERYELAAFIRDARSVTSDPQVEHQTLNALLAHTRGAADRFLDEYYHSDNFTHNPFKIAEKQTVSVQIDSILRLSTRSYQVRWTEQQRDLNGIAVGSPSHWEAALQTEIVPPSSDDAIVSNPLGFCVTQISWTEQQG, from the coding sequence ATGGAGAGCAATCCTTATCTTGAAGCGCGTCGCGAATGGGACGAACGATACGCTGACCTCGTTCTCGGAAAACGCAACTGGCAGATCGCCGCTGGCGGCCTCCTGCTCCTGAGCCTGATTCTCGCCAGCGGTATCGTCTGGATCAGCAATCGCAGCCGCTACATCCCCTACGTCGTTGAAGTCGACAAGATGGGATACGCCCTGACGGTCCCGCAACCCCTCACGCCGATTGCCCTGCCGGACGTAACCGCGCGCATGGAACGCTACGAGCTAGCGGCCTTCATCCGCGACGCCCGCTCGGTCACCAGCGATCCCCAGGTAGAGCATCAGACGCTCAACGCACTGCTCGCGCATACACGCGGCGCCGCGGACCGCTTTCTCGACGAGTACTACCACTCCGACAACTTCACCCATAACCCGTTCAAGATCGCCGAGAAGCAGACCGTCTCGGTTCAAATCGACTCGATCCTTAGGCTCTCAACCCGCAGCTACCAGGTGCGCTGGACCGAGCAGCAGCGCGACCTAAACGGCATCGCGGTCGGGTCACCGTCCCATTGGGAAGCTGCGCTGCAAACCGAAATTGTACCGCCGAGTTCCGACGACGCGATCGTCAGCAATCCTCTCGGCTTTTGCGTAACGCAGATTAGCTGGACCGAACAGCAAGGTTAA
- the trbG gene encoding P-type conjugative transfer protein TrbG, whose protein sequence is MRRTAIAGAFALALTLGACATKQPAPPPLKLVTEAEPATAASPAPPTPEQILAEQPPEVQEAVKAHDKSGDWAIYRTPGYTLYPYNQGPQPAVDCEPLRTSDIQLQPGETITDVAIGDSERWMATPASSGDPRNPVPHLAVKPQAPGIQTNLTIYTTKHIYHILLRSRGSHAVQEVEFYYPDELITAMKNADSAPKAQQDTTADPPGDDSGNVVKVANVNPAQLNFAYTVGGANVPWKPIRAFDDGSHVYIQMPPGMKSSEAPALLVNAGSGTQMVNYRVKGNYYVVDRLVTDAILVSGVGRDQDRVTISYAGAAR, encoded by the coding sequence ATGAGAAGGACCGCCATCGCAGGAGCATTCGCCCTGGCGCTAACTTTAGGAGCCTGTGCGACGAAACAGCCAGCACCTCCTCCGCTCAAACTCGTAACCGAGGCGGAACCCGCAACGGCGGCGTCGCCAGCTCCGCCAACTCCAGAGCAGATCCTTGCCGAGCAGCCGCCCGAGGTTCAGGAGGCTGTCAAAGCGCACGACAAGAGCGGCGATTGGGCGATCTACAGGACACCGGGGTACACGCTCTATCCGTATAACCAAGGTCCCCAGCCGGCAGTCGATTGCGAGCCGCTGCGAACTTCAGACATTCAGCTGCAGCCAGGCGAGACGATCACCGACGTTGCGATTGGTGACAGCGAGCGCTGGATGGCAACGCCCGCTTCCTCGGGAGACCCGCGAAACCCTGTGCCGCATCTCGCAGTTAAGCCGCAAGCTCCGGGCATCCAGACCAACCTTACGATCTACACAACGAAGCACATCTACCACATCCTGCTCCGCTCGCGCGGAAGCCACGCGGTGCAGGAGGTCGAGTTCTACTACCCCGACGAGCTGATAACGGCGATGAAAAATGCCGACTCCGCCCCCAAGGCACAACAGGATACCACGGCCGATCCGCCGGGCGACGACTCCGGCAACGTCGTGAAGGTTGCCAACGTCAATCCGGCACAACTCAACTTCGCGTACACCGTGGGCGGAGCGAACGTTCCGTGGAAGCCGATTCGCGCCTTCGATGACGGCTCGCACGTGTACATCCAGATGCCACCGGGAATGAAGTCGAGTGAAGCGCCGGCGCTGCTCGTTAACGCAGGCAGCGGAACCCAGATGGTGAACTACAGGGTCAAGGGAAACTACTACGTCGTCGACCGCTTAGTCACCGACGCAATCCTCGTCTCGGGAGTCGGGCGCGATCAGGACCGAGTGACGATCAGCTACGCGGGAGCGGCGAGGTGA
- a CDS encoding TrbI/VirB10 family protein, translating into MRLDGQGDLRDESEGLLDQEHPGGGRFNRLILITFAVVAIVSGVVVALGVESSRFGTSGVQKQVDDPGASARNSGEIADLAAHGGKPLAAPAFVPPPVVVATAQAPIQNAPPRPPTRYAQWAEEKYMKALEAPQMVSVFHGGGTLEIAHANGQQSTNFNTGNSTDPTVTLHPPASAFSVMAGSVIPAVLVSGINSDLPGPILAQVSENVFDSATGKYLLVPQGSRLIGIYQNASAYGQQRVEIAWQRLIFPNTSSMNLPQMPGADQGGYAGFTDEVNNHYMRTFGTAALMSLISAGQMVGQMATFGAGATYGPYGYSQPNQWAMASQTAGSAASGQFGAVGQQMIGQGMNRPPTIEIRPGYQFNVMVTEDLVFPAAYKG; encoded by the coding sequence ATGAGACTGGACGGCCAGGGCGATCTTCGGGACGAATCGGAAGGCTTGCTGGACCAGGAGCACCCCGGAGGCGGTCGATTCAACCGGCTCATACTGATTACCTTCGCCGTCGTCGCGATTGTGAGCGGCGTGGTGGTAGCGCTGGGCGTAGAGTCATCCCGTTTCGGGACCTCGGGTGTACAGAAGCAGGTTGACGATCCGGGAGCATCGGCACGAAACAGCGGAGAGATTGCAGACCTCGCCGCGCACGGCGGCAAGCCACTCGCAGCACCGGCTTTCGTACCGCCTCCCGTTGTGGTCGCGACCGCGCAAGCGCCGATCCAAAACGCACCGCCGCGACCGCCAACCCGTTACGCGCAATGGGCGGAAGAGAAGTACATGAAGGCGCTTGAAGCGCCGCAGATGGTCTCCGTTTTTCACGGCGGCGGCACGCTGGAAATCGCCCACGCGAATGGCCAACAGAGCACGAACTTCAACACTGGCAATTCCACTGATCCCACCGTGACACTCCACCCGCCCGCATCGGCGTTCTCGGTGATGGCGGGAAGCGTGATTCCAGCCGTACTCGTAAGTGGGATCAACTCCGACTTGCCGGGGCCGATTCTCGCCCAGGTCAGCGAGAACGTCTTCGACAGCGCCACCGGAAAATACCTGCTGGTCCCGCAGGGCAGCAGACTCATCGGCATATACCAGAACGCCTCCGCCTATGGTCAGCAACGGGTCGAGATCGCATGGCAGCGGCTCATCTTCCCGAACACCTCGAGCATGAATCTCCCGCAGATGCCGGGAGCTGATCAGGGCGGCTACGCGGGGTTCACCGACGAAGTGAACAACCACTACATGAGAACCTTCGGCACCGCGGCGCTCATGAGTCTTATCAGCGCCGGCCAGATGGTAGGGCAGATGGCGACGTTCGGAGCCGGCGCGACTTACGGACCCTACGGCTACTCACAGCCGAACCAGTGGGCGATGGCGAGTCAGACGGCCGGATCTGCTGCGTCGGGACAGTTCGGCGCCGTGGGTCAGCAGATGATCGGCCAGGGGATGAATCGCCCACCGACGATCGAGATCCGGCCCGGCTACCAGTTCAACGTGATGGTCACAGAGGATCTCGTGTTTCCGGCGGCCTACAAAGGCTGA
- a CDS encoding methyltransferase, with the protein METPFQIRRPRSDDRPLWDVYFALQGSAAILAAHKLKVFALLGERPRSLSEVCDALTLAPRPAEALLSISAAAGFVELREGRYRLTSVAEDYLLESSPTYFGSHWQNIVIDLESMYSISSVVKAAQTDSPQAYGGGDWTKSHEERAELAHAFTLAMHSCSMGPALAWPDKLDLSANRQMLDIGGGSGAHCIGALTRWPNLRATVFDMEPVCNAAQEIALRNGLTDRIGTHIGDLWQSNFPKADLHFYSMIYHDWPPDRCSFLTEKSYASLPSGGRIVIHEMLFNDERTGPYAVAAFNITMLLWCTGQQYSGGQLIQMLSQAGFGKLEVIPTFGYWSIVTGVKL; encoded by the coding sequence ATGGAAACCCCATTTCAGATTCGCCGTCCGCGAAGCGACGACCGTCCGTTGTGGGACGTGTACTTCGCACTCCAAGGCAGCGCCGCCATTCTCGCGGCGCATAAGCTCAAAGTGTTCGCGCTGCTGGGCGAGCGCCCGCGGAGCTTGTCGGAGGTTTGCGACGCTCTCACACTGGCGCCGCGCCCGGCAGAAGCGCTCCTTTCCATAAGCGCAGCGGCGGGATTCGTCGAACTGCGAGAGGGACGTTACCGCCTTACTTCGGTAGCGGAAGATTACCTCCTCGAATCCAGCCCAACTTACTTCGGTTCGCATTGGCAGAATATCGTCATCGACTTGGAGTCGATGTACTCGATCAGCAGCGTAGTAAAAGCTGCGCAAACCGATTCGCCCCAAGCATACGGCGGAGGGGACTGGACTAAGTCGCATGAGGAGCGCGCAGAGCTCGCTCATGCCTTCACTCTCGCGATGCACAGCTGCAGTATGGGACCGGCGCTCGCCTGGCCGGACAAGCTTGACCTCTCTGCGAATCGACAGATGCTCGACATCGGTGGTGGCTCTGGTGCGCACTGCATAGGCGCGCTCACGCGATGGCCAAACCTAAGGGCGACTGTCTTCGATATGGAGCCGGTTTGTAATGCAGCCCAAGAGATCGCCTTGCGGAACGGCCTGACGGATCGGATTGGAACTCATATCGGGGATCTTTGGCAGAGCAACTTTCCGAAAGCTGACCTGCACTTCTATTCGATGATCTATCACGACTGGCCACCCGACAGATGTAGTTTCCTGACCGAGAAAAGCTACGCGAGCCTGCCGAGCGGCGGGCGCATTGTAATACACGAGATGCTCTTTAACGATGAACGCACCGGTCCATACGCAGTCGCGGCATTCAATATAACAATGCTGCTGTGGTGCACAGGGCAGCAGTATTCAGGGGGACAGCTGATACAAATGCTGAGTCAAGCGGGTTTCGGTAAGCTCGAAGTGATACCAACCTTTGGCTACTGGAGCATCGTTACGGGTGTGAAGCTCTAA
- a CDS encoding carbohydrate porin produces the protein MLRSRILAITVALPGAILLWCCVARAQLSYDNAQDTVFPHSQTLPVWLSGQGNFIFQWHPRFPAQYSGPHSFEHASEQALSEVTTLYTGVRLDQTTEAILDLESAGGSGLSQALGLGGFTNADATRNPQLDATPYLSRLWLRKVIALSDDTETVERTPLSMLTTLPVRRLDIHVGKLDLVDFFDLNSVANDSHTDFMNWTVVNNGSYDYAADTRGYTYGAIFDYEDRSWGFRFGEALLSKRANGLNLQKNLQDAHSENYQVEYRPHLIKGRSSVIRLLAFTNFANMGNYHQAIDRFLHHATPTPEISAHPRQTKLKYGFGLNAEQAFTDYIRGFLRVGWNEGQYESFNYTEVDATVAFGGDLSGALWSRPRDRFGVAFVGNAISRRHQQYLALGGLGFILGDGRLTYGPEKIMECYYSLPIPIHSGFFAAPDLQYIDNPGYNRDRGPVIVPGLRLHIEL, from the coding sequence GTGCTGCGCTCGAGGATTCTCGCCATCACTGTCGCCCTGCCCGGCGCGATCCTTTTGTGGTGCTGCGTCGCGCGAGCCCAACTCAGCTATGACAACGCTCAGGACACCGTTTTCCCGCACTCGCAAACCCTTCCGGTGTGGCTCTCCGGCCAGGGCAATTTCATCTTTCAATGGCATCCGCGCTTTCCAGCCCAATATAGCGGTCCCCACAGCTTCGAGCATGCCTCCGAGCAGGCGCTTTCCGAAGTAACCACGCTCTACACCGGCGTGCGGTTGGACCAGACTACTGAGGCCATTCTGGACCTCGAGAGCGCCGGTGGCAGCGGCCTCAGTCAGGCCCTCGGACTGGGAGGTTTTACCAATGCGGATGCGACCCGCAATCCACAGTTGGACGCGACGCCTTATCTGTCGCGGCTTTGGCTGCGCAAGGTGATCGCGTTGAGCGACGATACTGAGACGGTTGAGCGCACGCCACTCTCGATGCTGACGACGCTACCGGTGCGCCGGCTCGATATCCACGTGGGCAAACTCGATCTCGTCGATTTCTTCGATCTCAACAGTGTCGCGAATGATAGCCACACGGACTTTATGAACTGGACCGTGGTCAACAACGGCTCCTACGATTATGCCGCGGACACCCGTGGCTATACCTACGGAGCGATTTTCGATTACGAAGATCGCTCGTGGGGCTTTCGTTTCGGCGAGGCCTTGCTCTCAAAGCGCGCCAATGGATTGAACCTCCAAAAGAACTTGCAGGATGCTCATTCCGAGAACTACCAAGTCGAATACCGCCCGCACCTGATCAAAGGCAGGAGCAGCGTCATTCGCCTGCTCGCCTTTACCAATTTCGCCAACATGGGCAACTACCATCAGGCGATTGATCGTTTTCTGCATCACGCAACGCCGACCCCAGAGATCAGCGCGCATCCGCGTCAGACCAAGCTCAAATACGGTTTTGGTCTCAACGCCGAGCAGGCATTCACTGACTATATTCGTGGTTTCCTTCGCGTCGGATGGAATGAAGGTCAGTATGAGTCTTTCAACTATACCGAGGTGGACGCGACCGTTGCGTTTGGCGGCGACTTAAGCGGCGCGCTCTGGAGCCGCCCGCGGGACAGGTTCGGAGTCGCTTTCGTCGGCAACGCGATCTCACGGCGGCATCAGCAGTATCTCGCCTTGGGCGGACTGGGTTTTATCCTCGGCGACGGCCGCCTGACCTACGGCCCCGAGAAGATCATGGAGTGTTACTACAGTCTTCCCATACCGATTCACAGCGGCTTCTTCGCCGCACCCGATCTGCAGTACATCGACAATCCCGGCTACAATCGCGACCGCGGCCCGGTGATTGTGCCGGGCCTCCGCTTGCATATCGAACTCTGA
- a CDS encoding SDR family oxidoreductase: MARHLEGKIAAVTGGGRGIGREVAKALASQGATVVINDLGVTVAGQKETSSPADDVVKEITAAGGLAAANHLDISTPEGGEGLVNQAIKDYGQLDILVNVAGILRDRMIFNMTVEEWDAVVRVHLRGHFCTMRPATAHMRERKFGRIINFSSNSAQGSPGQPNYAAAKAGILGLTYSAANSMQKYGVTVNAIFPGAATRMTDTIPGGRMPNAPSDSQSVAGTPMDPANVPPIIVYLCSDEAANVTGQCFGASGYRITRYTHMAPDRVLMNQGPWDIDQLFKVFKATLGVGLEPPRMF, translated from the coding sequence ATGGCACGTCATCTTGAAGGCAAAATCGCCGCAGTAACCGGCGGTGGGCGCGGGATCGGCCGCGAAGTCGCAAAAGCGCTCGCGTCGCAGGGCGCAACGGTGGTGATCAACGACCTAGGGGTGACCGTCGCCGGGCAGAAAGAAACCTCATCGCCGGCCGACGACGTAGTGAAGGAGATCACGGCTGCAGGCGGCCTTGCGGCGGCAAATCACCTGGACATCTCGACGCCCGAGGGCGGCGAAGGGCTGGTCAACCAGGCGATCAAAGACTACGGCCAGCTCGACATTCTGGTGAATGTCGCCGGCATCCTGCGCGACCGCATGATCTTCAACATGACGGTCGAGGAATGGGACGCCGTCGTGCGGGTCCATCTGCGCGGCCACTTCTGCACAATGCGTCCGGCGACGGCGCACATGCGCGAGCGGAAGTTCGGGCGGATTATCAATTTCTCGTCGAACTCGGCGCAGGGCAGTCCGGGTCAGCCGAATTACGCGGCGGCGAAGGCCGGCATTCTCGGGCTCACCTACAGCGCGGCGAATTCGATGCAAAAGTACGGCGTCACAGTCAACGCGATCTTCCCGGGAGCGGCGACGCGAATGACCGACACGATACCGGGCGGGCGGATGCCGAATGCGCCGAGCGATAGTCAGTCGGTCGCGGGGACACCGATGGACCCAGCGAATGTGCCGCCGATTATCGTCTACCTGTGCAGCGACGAAGCCGCCAACGTCACCGGCCAGTGTTTTGGCGCGTCAGGCTATCGGATCACGCGCTACACGCACATGGCGCCGGACCGCGTGCTGATGAATCAGGGGCCGTGGGATATCGACCAGTTGTTCAAGGTCTTCAAGGCCACGCTCGGCGTCGGACTCGAGCCGCCGCGGATGTTCTAG